A window of the Theileria parva strain Muguga chromosome 2, complete sequence, whole genome shotgun sequence genome harbors these coding sequences:
- the vps18 gene encoding Pep3/Vps18/deep orange family protein, protein MPIKIGVEIKPIRGITRFSVSTLSVANKYLWFGLNDGNIMKFSHEDEYNNTESPRIGGIIPEYTLLRTKSPGSEVRNLYVDSKSFHCLVCLTSGDHYYSNFQSTELYFMRPLQRVFIRSLAFTELTSENHTDSFLIGTQQGSLIEGRIDYSKPQYYFKSLHVIPGSEPILSTQLIPILYKNSRTFLVVAVTTKRLYEFFGGLTIQDTFSIYSPNTSNSTGESNTAINNKNGNTGLRYEVPLAAPYGELLVVEKDDGSHTLFWTNATGIVFSSVPRKVNENQTSCLEFPPNIISYPTGFRYLTFSSSTKNFKHHDNKKNFLHKPPEQIPKSAIALNNHLLLLFDEIIIVINTIIKQQVASFSLPYGTYGEMKKLVKDQLSGLVCLLSSDALYEIVIQKESDDSWHYHMLKGDMKSALEHCKTSAQRDQVSFKAALDYFEKGMFEESARMYAELENQYSEIENVFLKFNRPEHEYGLIEYITRLLQKMDINKAFPKFIILTIWLVELISFKFKDLSLTIEAGIEQGKDVEGLKTLYNSLKQKFSRLIISVKDIDELVAPINFILQTTGCIEECIEYAKLRNDTSTVICHHITNGNNTKALTELSQMPPSEKRDSLFLRFAPLIFMDSCESFAKVQFQSLPHNYLIPILTLPTVLPNPNYLDSSLRILRRILSQPNEMDTFSKSLLWSIYIVLLTFLPTEDNLLQVLSQANVDFTKLDLSIPLRYLKLKSYNSTPLDSNNAVKLNDVNHTNHVNDLNHTRWMVPFIHLLSLCGMVDDALDLSLKINDLILAQKCAMKPQNDFDKRKLWLKILKHSSVNKPKNITSLLNDSKGFIQINDLLDYLHKDISLCDLKGVIDEFLLQYEDNIQERRQEIENLCNYIEETKSDIQLASKRFVNVSISEECSVCSQSSFLKNFIVFPCGHVFHRGCIAKILYTLLKGKELSEFESIKGRFDEFGDGKSESDYVDYLSRACLLCGYPILLLASQPFITNSDIEELEKWTIQ, encoded by the exons ATGCCAATAAAAATAGGCGTGGAAATAAAGCCAATTAGAGGCATAACTCGTTTCAGCGTTAGCACCCTTTCAGTTGCTAATAAGTACTTATGGTTTGGCTTAAATGATGGAAatataatgaaattttCTCATGAAGATGAATATAACAATACAGAATCGCCTAGAATCGGTGGAATCATACCTGAATATACGCTACTGAGAACGAAAAGTCCAG GATCGGAGGTTCGTAATTTATACGTAGACTCAAAGTCATTTCACTGTCTGGTATGTTTAACATCTGGAGACCACTACTACTCTAATTTTCAAAGCACGGAGTTGTATTTTATGAGGCCTTTACAAAGAGTGTTCATAAGATCTCTGGCATTCACTGAACTGACTTCTGAGAATCACACTGATTCTTTCTTGATAGGAACACAGCAAGGCTCATTAATAGAGGGCAGAATTGATTACTCAAAGCCTCAGTACTATTTTAAATCCCTACATGTCATCCCTGGTTCTGAACCTATTCTAAGTACCCAGTTGATTCCTATACTATATAAGAACAGCCGCACATTTCTCGTTGTAGCCGTAACAACAAAAAGGCTTTATGAATTTTTTGGTGGATTAACTATCCAGGATACCTTTTCAATATATTCACCGAACACTTCTAATTCTACAG gtgAAAGTAATACTGCTATCAATAATAAGAATGGGAATACGGGATTAAGATATGAAGTGCCTTTAGCAGCACCTTATGGAGAATTACTGGTAGTTGAAAAAGATGACGGTAGCCACACATTGTTTTGGACAAACGCAACTGGGATTGTGTTTTCAAGTGTTCCAAGAAAGGTGAACGAGAACCAAACATCCTGTTTGGAGTTCCCTCCCAACATCATAAGTTATCCAACAGGGTTCAGATATTTGACGTTTTCAAGTAGCACCAAAAACTTCAAGCACCATGATAATAAGAAGAATTTCCTACACAAACCGCCGGAACAAATTCCAAAAAGTGCTATAGCTCTGAATAACCACCTACTTCTCCTCTTTGACGAGATcattattgttattaacACCATAATTAAACAGCAG GTGGCTTCGTTTTCACTCCCATACGGTACCTACGGTGAGATGAAGAAGTTGGTCAAGGATCAATTATCAGGTTTGGTTTGCCTGTTATCATCAGATGCCCTATACGAAATTGTAATTCAGAAGGAATCTGACGACTCCTGGCATTACCATATGCtcaaag GTGATATGAAGAGTGCACTGGAACATTGTAAGACATCAGCTCAGAGAGATCAGGTTTCATTTAAGGCAGCTTTAGATTACTTTGAAAAGGGGATGTTTGAAGAATCTGCAAGGATGTATGCTGAGTTAGAAAATCAATATTCTGAAATAGAgaatgtatttttaaaatttaatagaCCAGAACACGAATATGGGTTGATTGAATATATAACCAGGCTACTTCAGAAAATGGACATTAACAAGGCATTTCCAaagtttataatattaaccaTCTGGTTGGTGGAGCTTATATCATTCAAATTTAAGGACCTGTCACTCACAATTGAAGCGGGAATTGAGCAAGGAAAGGATGTAGAGGGTTTGAAGACTCTCTACAACTCATTGAAACAGAAATTTTCAAGGCTAATAATTTCAGTAAAGGATATAGATGAGCTTGTGGCACCCATAAACTTCATACTTCAGACTACAGGATGTATTGAAGAGTGCATAGAATACGCAAAACTAAGGAATGATACTTCCACTGTTATCTGTCACCACATAACAAATGGGAATAACACAAAAGCTTTGACTGAGCTGTCACAAATGCCTCCATCTGAGAAAAGAGACTCCCTTTTCCTTAGATTTGCACCTTTAATATTCATGGATAGTTGTGAATCCTTTGCAAAGGTCCAGTTCCAATCACTACCTCATAACTATTTAATCCCAATACTAACACTGCCAACAGTTTTGCCAAATCCCAACTATTTAGATAGTTCACTGAGGATTTTAAGGAGAATACTCTCACAGCCAAATGAGATGGATACATTTTCAAAGTCGTTGCTCTGGTCGATTTACATTGTTCTTCTCACATTTCTCCCAACTGAGGATAACCTATTACAGGTCTTATCCCAAGCCAACGTTGATTTCACAAAATTAGACCTCTCAATCCCACTTAGATATTTGAAGCTTAAATCATATAATTCCACTCCTCTAGATTCTAATAATGCAGTTAAACTAAATGACGTAAATCACACTAATCATGTGAATGATCTAAATCACACCCGTTGGATGGTGCCGTTCATCCACCTCTTGAGTTTGTGTGGCATGGTGGACGACGCACTTGACTTGTCACTTAAGATAAATGATCTTATTCTAGCTCAGAAATGCGCAATGAAGCCTCAAAACGATTTCGATAAGAGGAAACTCTGGCTTAAAATCCTAAAACACTCCTCAGTAAATAAACCGAAAAATATCACCAGTTTGCTCAACGACTCTAAAGGCTTTATACAGATTAAC GACCTACTGGATTATCTACATAAAGATATCAGTTTATGTGATTTGAAGGGAGTAATTGATGAGTTTCTACTACAGTATGAGGATAACATCCAGGAAAGAAGACAGGAAATTGAAAATCTATGCAACTATATTGAGGAAACTAAATCAGATATTCAACTAGCCTCAAAaag ATTTGTGAATGTGTCAATAAGTGAGGAGTGTAGTGTGTGTAGTCAGTCTTCATTTCTGAAAAACTTCATTGTTTTCCCGTGTGGGCACGTGTTTCACCGCGGATGCATAGCAAAAATTCTATATACTTTGCTAAAAGGGAAAGAACTTTCAGAGTTTGAGAGTATTAAGGGCAGGTTCGACGAATTTGGCGATGGCAAATCTGAGTCCGATTACGTCGATTACCTTTCAAGGGCGTGTTTACTTTGTGGTTATCCTATCCTCCTCTTGGCATCACAACCGTTTATAACTAACTCTGATATAGAAGAGTTGGAAAAATGGACCATACAATAA
- the DXR gene encoding 1-deoxy-D-xylulose 5-phosphate reductoisomerase, with translation MKLTSYSILLLLFSLPNSYSFFFKSRNAPLKVFSGPIKVAIMGSTGSVGTQALDVIRNINKLESNSGPKFEVVALTANSNYKLLSQQVNEFRPEVCHILKNYEKMPELLKTKCKILNEKSDLMDLCRNFDYDIILMAISGCDGIEPTLAAAKSGKKIALSNKESVVSAGSLLSKVVKKSKTTVLPVDSEHNAIFQCLDDGTVDTRKSTYVCSISSQALAKVKNLILTSSGGPFNGKKYTEYKNLRSTDNINHPVWQMGSKITVDSSTMMNKALEVLEAHHLFGLPLDSIKILVHKECVVHSLVEFIDNSVLCQMYLPDMKLPISHALHWPNRTKNALPSLDLRGRNLSFKEADYENFPFLGLGYEVGRMGGLYPAVFNAANDVANGLFRSNKIDYEKLYQIVRETVESFNKPDLSDDILQDILYADSWAKDTANRMYSKVAI, from the exons ATGAAATTGACTTCGTATAGTATActtttattactattttcaTTACCAAATTCCTACTCTTTCT TTTTCAAGAGTAGAAATGCTCCCTTAAAAGT ATTTTCTGGTCCCATTAAGGTGGCAATTATGGGCTCAACTGGTTCAGTTGGGACACAAGCACTGGACGTTATTAGgaacataaataaattggAAAGCAATTCAGGACCAAAATTTGAGGTTGTAGCACTAACGGCAAATAGTAACTATAAACTACTGTCTCAGCAGGTTAACGAGTTcag GCCTGAAGTTTGccacattttaaaaaactacGAAAAAATGCCTGAATTATTGAAAAccaagtgtaaaatattaaacgaAAAGTCTGACTTGATGGATTTATGTAGAAATTTTGATTATGACATAATACTGATGGCAATTTCAGGCTGTGATGGGATAGAACCCACACTGGCCGCAGCAAAAAGTGGTAAAAAAATCGCACTTTCAAATAAAGAATCGGTGGTTTCTGCTGGAAGCCTTTTAAGTAAAGTAGTTAAGAAGTCAAAAACAACAGTGCTACCGGTGGACTCGGAGCATAATGCAATTTTTCAGTGTCTGGATGATGGCACAGTTGATACCAGAAAATCAACTTACGTGTGTAGCATATCATCGCAGGCCCTAGCTAAGGTtaagaatttaattttaacgaGTAGTGGAGGTCCATTTAACGGCAAAAAATATACGGAGTACAAAAACCTAAGGAGTACagataatataaatcaCCCGGTTTGGCAAATGGGCTCTAAGATCACTGTTGATTCTTCAACAATGATGAACAAAGCACTAGAGGTTTTAGAAGCGCACCATCTCTTTGGACTACCTCTAGATAGTATTAAAATCCTAGTTCACAAGGAGTGCGTTGTTCATTCTCTAGTTGAGTTCATCGACAATTCAGTGCTGTGTCAAATGTATTTGCCTGACATGAAACTTCCTATATCTCATGCATTGCATTGGCCTAACAGGACCAAAAATGCTCTTCCATCACTTGATTTAAGGGGCCGAAATCTCAGTTTCAAGGAGGCCGACTATGAAAATTTCCCATTTTTAGGTCTCGGTTACGAAGTTGGCAGGATGGGTGGTCTTTACCCTGCAGTTTTCAATGCTGCCAACGACGTTGCAAACGGTTTATTTAGGTCTAATAAAATAGATTACGAAAAACTTTACCAGATTGTTCGTGAAACTGTAGAGTCGTTCAATAAACCTGACCTCAGTGATGACATTTTACAG GACATATTGTACGCCGATTCATGGGCAAAAGATACTGCAAACAGAATGTATTCCAAGGTGGCAATTtga